GCATTGAAGCTGATCGATTCCCTGATCAATAACTTTTAGTTTCTGTTGCAGCGCTTCAGGGTGCGTCCACGTTGAATGATCCACGATGAAGCGGTGCGTGCTGGCTTGAAAATCTTCATTTTTGGCTTCCGGAACGATACTGCTTAGCTTTTCCACCAGCAGTTCACGTGCAGCATTTGTATGTGAGGTGGATATACTGCGCAGGGCTGTGACGATGGAAACAAGATCCTTGTCGGTTAACAGATTGCGATCCAGACGATACCCTTCCGCTAGACCGATGCCTCCGCTTGCTCCCTGATAGGTCACGACCGGAATTCCGGCTTGTCCCAATGTGTCGATATCCCGATAGATCGTCCGGATTGACACTTCGAACATATCGGCCAGATCTTTTGCCTGTACCCGCCCACGATTGATTAGCAGCACCACGATGGCCAACAAACGCTCCAGTTTCATAGCTTTAATGTCCTTTCAATTATGGCGATAACATTGCTTTCAATTGTTTATCTGGTACTTATCTGTTAGATTCATAGGTGTTATATTGCCCAGCATCCCATATAGGAGTGAAATAAGCAATGAAGCGAATTACGATTCTGATCGCAGACGATGAAGTTGAGATCGCGGATCTGGTGGCTTTACATTTACAAAAAGAAGGCTATCATACCGTCAAGGCATCTGACGGACAGTCAGCACTACAGGCGATTCAGACACATGCCATTGATTTGGCTGTTCTGGACATTATGATGCCGGGTATGGATGGGTATGAGGTGACCCGCAAAATACGGGAACAGCATCATTTTCCGATCATTTTCCTGAGTGCCAAAACCTCGGACATGGATAAAATTACGGGGCTCGTGATGGGTGCGGATGATTATATGACCAAACCGTTTAATCCGATGGAACTTGTAGCACGCGTGAATTCTCAATTGCGGCGTTCATTGCAATTTAGCCAGTCCACAGCGGCGGTTCAGCGCTCGATTCTGGAAAAGGGCGGACTTGTCATTGTACCGGAGCAGCATAGCGTGACGCTTTACGGTAAACCGCTGGAGTTAACACCGAAGGAATTTGATATTTTAGTGTTGCTCGCGAGCAATCCGAAACAGGTCTTTAGCGCAGAAAGCATTTTTGAAAAGGTATGGGGAGAGGCTTATTTCGAAAGTGGCAATACCGTTATGGTACATATTCGGACGCTGCGCAAGAAGCTCGGAGAAGATGTAGACAAGAACAAGTTTATCAAAACCATTTGGGGCGTGGGGTACACGTTCAATGACTAAACGCAGAAGCTTTCGCACAACGATGATTATGCTGCTCGGTCTGAGCATGCTGTCTTCTGGCGCCGTAACATTTATCGTGTACAGGCTGTTGCAGATGTATTATGCAGGGGTCAGGAGAGAAGATCCGCTGGCGGAATATCGTAATATCATGAGAAGTATTGGCGATTTATATGTGTTTATGCTGCTCTTCATCCCGCTTGCAATTTTATTTTTCTACTTGTTTACGAGACCCTATGTCACGTATTTCAAAGAGATT
The window above is part of the Paenibacillus sp. 1781tsa1 genome. Proteins encoded here:
- a CDS encoding response regulator transcription factor; the protein is MKRITILIADDEVEIADLVALHLQKEGYHTVKASDGQSALQAIQTHAIDLAVLDIMMPGMDGYEVTRKIREQHHFPIIFLSAKTSDMDKITGLVMGADDYMTKPFNPMELVARVNSQLRRSLQFSQSTAAVQRSILEKGGLVIVPEQHSVTLYGKPLELTPKEFDILVLLASNPKQVFSAESIFEKVWGEAYFESGNTVMVHIRTLRKKLGEDVDKNKFIKTIWGVGYTFND